CTTCACtaaattgttttcttcttatggCCAACATCACCTTACCATGCCCCCTTTAAGACAATAAGTGGTTTACAGTCATAACTATAGTTTAAGTACACTTATGACTTCATGAAGCCTGTGGTCATCTGAGTCTAGAGACGTTCCATCCATCtaccacattaacacacacgtTAGGTTGCAGTTTGTTAAAGTATGACGCTTGCATATTTGTAAAGCAATCCAAGGTATGGCACTAAGAAGGGATTTGGGGGATGTTTCCTGTCATACAACTGTTAGTGTAAGACAGAGATGTCAAACTCAAATAATTTCAAGAGCTATTTATGCACTACAACCTTCTCAAGACCTACTGCTTCCTTCCAGGCTTGTCCCACAGGAAGGTATTGCAGTGTTGCTTGTGAAAGTTGTTTTATCAAACTACTTTCAATATCAAGACTCATCACCTGTGTCACTCTCTTAGGATATATTAAGGATAATGAATAATAGTGCTAATGTTACATTTCCATCATTTATATCCTTTATTGTATCGATAAAGGAATGATGTTTGTCTGTTGGACTTACAGCAGCATAAACATATACTCTTGGTCTGGAGGTCTTCAGTAGCCTCCCATTATGCAATATTCTTAGATCAACAGGTTGCTGCCTTACAGGGTCCATATTACAAAACACTTTGCTCtgtcatcacgactattttcagagggCTACACTATAATGATGAGCCAAGTTTCCAAGCGTTTCTCCTGTCAATTATGTAGAAATATTTTTTAATtatctagaaccataaaaatatccttgaaaacttcaactaaagtcttttgaaagtagtcaGGGTGCAGGAAGTTTCACAATATGGTCCCAGATTTGGTAACTCAACATGTTTAATGCAtcctaaaacaaaataatttacGATTGTGATTTCTGCCTCTATCAGCAACTTTTGTTTTAACGACAGCACTCcataatagataaaaattaaTTAAGAAGCATctcagcagtagtaataacttGTCTATACTCCAATGCTTCAGTTTGCCTTCCCTCATGAAAATCACCTCTATGTTACATTGACAGACCTAACTTCTAAATAAAATTCAACTCTAACTCCTACATGAGAATACGCAATCACAAGAAATACACAAGTAAAACAACTTAAGTCACAAGTAAATAAGGCCACTGGTAGAGGCACGCTTTTCCTCTCCTATCGAGCCGTCTCATGCCTAACTAGCCAATGTGGCTTAGCAAATGTTTGGGCTATATTCACAAACGTTctgctttctcaccatgactattttccaaggccacagagatgatgagccaggttctcaagagtgcttctgctgttgataatgtagaaatgttattaatctgtcattagaaccatgaaaacaccctcaaaaacctATGTCCCTTCAACGAAAGCCTTCTGTATGTAATGGAGATGCTACcataaatgtttcagaatatagtcctATGAAAGCTTTTAAATGATAAGCAATTTTGTAGATTCCATGCCACAACTAGAGCAGAGCAACACATGTCATTTTGGCCATACACTTTTAATTCATCCAGTAATTCTTGTTATCTTACTAACTACAATGCATGTCAAGACTTCAAAACATGACTTTTGATGTGGTATAAAGTTAAAATGCCTTTACTTTAAATGAAACCTAATAAAAATATAGATTCCTATTcatccaattttttttaccagaaaaattaatctaatgaaaatcagcagataaaaaaaaagcagtacaAAACCAGgcataacaccaccacaacagcagcACAATACTAGTCCCTGCATCTGTCACCTTttgcagcacagcagcagccacacacaccacacctgcgctGCCATTAACCTGCTTCACAGAGGTATCATGGAGGCTATATAGGCACTCCaagacatatacatatacacacacacacattccaccaGCTGTGTCCAGTGCTTTGACCCATTTTCCAACTGGCCATCCTTATGGCTGGTATGGGGGAGGTGCAGTTGGCTCATCTGCAGAGCCAGGCACatgtggaggaggtggggtgTATTCATAGGCCATGGAGGATTGTTGAGGCTTGGTGGGGTATGATGGGTCAACCTTTGCTGGAGGAACGCCTGGCTGGGCTGCATACTGGGCTGGTGGGCCTGGGTAAGAAGTGGTTGGTTCTGGGTAAGGTGTATAGCCACTAGGTGCAGGATTAACATAGGGCTGAGGCTGACCAAGATAGTCAGTATTTTGAGGTTGGCCAGAATAGCCACCTGGCTGAGGCTGGTCAGGATACACAGCTGGCTGAGGCTGGCCAGGATAACCAGCTGGCTGTGGGTAACTGGGATAGCCAGCAGGCTGTGGCTGGCCGGGGTAGCCAGCAGGCTGTGGGTATCCTAGGCCAGCAGGCTGCGGCTGTGCAGCATACCCGGCTGGTGGAGGATTAATTACTTGCCCAGGATTGGTTGCGCCGCc
The Portunus trituberculatus isolate SZX2019 chromosome 23, ASM1759143v1, whole genome shotgun sequence genome window above contains:
- the LOC123507874 gene encoding extensin-like isoform X2, whose amino-acid sequence is MNTSGGYQPAPQTVVVVPVVANRMRMRGPAYLQQGVKVGGMMLGMGCVACLAMFGGFFLFVGIIMISTANYDSDFWDNFDRDHDPTITVGTIMLVIGSIMVVASMGVCFYARKKYKKFGGATNPGQVINPPPAGYAAQPQPAGLGYPQPAGYPGQPQPAGYPSYPQPAGYPGQPQPAVYPDQPQPGGYSGQPQNTDYLGQPQPYVNPAPSGYTPYPEPTTSYPGPPAQYAAQPGVPPAKVDPSYPTKPQQSSMAYEYTPPPPHVPGSADEPTAPPPYQP
- the LOC123507874 gene encoding extensin-like isoform X1, with protein sequence MAEEVEMSDSEGGYQPAPQTVVVVPVVANRMRMRGPAYLQQGVKVGGMMLGMGCVACLAMFGGFFLFVGIIMISTANYDSDFWDNFDRDHDPTITVGTIMLVIGSIMVVASMGVCFYARKKYKKFGGATNPGQVINPPPAGYAAQPQPAGLGYPQPAGYPGQPQPAGYPSYPQPAGYPGQPQPAVYPDQPQPGGYSGQPQNTDYLGQPQPYVNPAPSGYTPYPEPTTSYPGPPAQYAAQPGVPPAKVDPSYPTKPQQSSMAYEYTPPPPHVPGSADEPTAPPPYQP